The Planctomycetaceae bacterium genome segment GATGCAATTGAGAAAATTAGTTTTCGGATTCGACACCGGCCTGCCGTTTAAAAGCTGCTGCATACCTTCCGGCATATCGTTCCATGCATCTTCGGTAACACGCGCAAGAATTTCCCGCTTGATAAGTTCGCTCTCGTCAGCATCCATCACCCTAAACGCAGGGTCGAGTCCGAGCCGATGAAAATGCTGCCCGATGATTCGCTTGCAGAACGAGTGAATCGTGCTGATGTCTGCGCTGTCGAGCATTAAAAGCTGTTTGCGAAGATGAATATTTTTTGATTTTTGAGCCGCGTCTTTGAGATTCTGCGCGATTCGCTGCCTCATTTCGCCTGCCGCCGCGTCGGTAAATGTCAAAACAAGAATATCTGAAACATCCGGACACAACTCCTGCGCACCGAGTATGCGAACCGCCCGCTGCGAAAGCACGGTCGTCTTGCCCGTACCTGCCGAAGCTGCGACGGTTATATCGCCGCTGCTCGACTCGATTGCCTGTTGTTGTCCTTTAGTCCAGTTCATTTCGATGTCTCAAAAAATTCTGTCTTGGAAATTTTCGTTATCTGCGAATAACCGTTAATCTGCCAGTCGAATCGGCAAAACGCTTTATATTTGCAATTCGCACAGGCTGTGGTTTTGTCAAATTTATAAGGTTTAATTTCAATTTCGCCGGAAAGTATTCGACTGCCAAGCTGCTTGAGTTTATTTTCCGCAAAATTCAGCACCGCATCGAAATGTTCATCCCGCAAAAGCGAACTTGATTCGTAATAGCCGAACTGCCCGTCTTTTTGCGTAATTCCGAAACTATAATACGGACTGCGCCCGCCGGCTGTTTGCGAATCTATACAATTAAAATACTCGCCGTTGAAAATACCTTTCGGCTTTCTCTTTATTTTACCTGCGTTTGTTTCAATATCATCGATGTCTGCCGAATCGGCAGTCGATTGAATCTTAAAATAAAATGCGCCGAGTGGAATCAGATTTTTATATTTTTCAATAGTTTGATTTTTTATGGCAAGCAGATAAATCGGAAGCTGCAAATCAAGCCCCGCTCCAAAAAGCGACCAGTTTATCGAGGTCTGCGAAGTTTTATAATCGACAACAAGGCAATAATTTTTGCCGTCTTCCGACAATAAATCCACTCTGTCGATTTTGCCGTCGATATGAATTTTTTTGCCATCCGGCAAACTCAACTCAATCGCAGGCATCGCTGAATCGCGTCCAAATCCCGTTTCGGCGGCAATTTGATTAAATTTTCCAGCCGCGGCAATCTGCGAAAATTCCAACACCGCGTCTTTAATCATTTCCGATGCCGAAAGCACGATAAAACTGTTGTGCTTTGTTCGCGCTTTGAAACTTTTCAGAAAATCATCTTCTAAAAGAAGTTTTTCTATTGCCGCGTCAGTTAATTTTGAAAGCACATCAGCCGGTGCGTTTGAAAAATTAAAATTTTGTTTTTTCAAATCGCCGAACAATATTTCGAGTACTTTATGATAAAAAAGGCCGAGACTAAAAGGCTCAAGCTCGAAAATACGCCGTTCCTTCAGTTTCATTATATGTTCACTAAAATATCTGAACGGACAGCTTGCGAACGATTTTAAACGTGTCGCGCTCGTTGCCAGAACATCCTGCATCGGCGGATTTTCCAATGCCGCGGTGTTTGTATAATCAATCGCGGTTTTGATATTTTCAACGTTTAGCCGTCGTCGGCACGACGACGCAAGTTCATCCAGCAGCCACTTGCATTTTGCATCCGTATTGTCTGCCGGCGCAAAATTATCTTTTCCCAATCTGGCGGCAAGCAGTGCCGACAAATCAGAAGTGTTATATAAATTATCAAACCCATCGCTGCCGTAATATTTTTCTTCGACAAGGTCGGTGAAAAGAGATTTCAACTGCTCGACAAGGAAACTCGGCTGAACATCCGTCCCTTTTTCATCAGCCAGCGGATAAGTAACATTCAGCAACTGCGAAGGCCTTGTAAAAGCGATATATGCCAGATACCTGCGTTCCATAAGCTGCGACGAACCCCTGCACGCAAGTTCAAAACCTGCGTCGGCACTTACCTTGCGGTCGTTATCATTCAAAATATTATCATAATATATCGGTATCGGAAATTGCTTTTGCGTTCCGCCAATTAAAAATACCGCCTTCAAATCCGGATGCCTGCTTCGCTCTATCGAACCGACAAGCACCTGATCGAGCGCAGGCGGAATCAACGCAACCGTTATCTGACTGAACATCGAGCAGATTAACGAAGCGTACTGACGCGTGGTGAGCGAACTGTCTTTGAAGATGAAAAGAAAATCGTCCATCAACTGCGTAAACTGTGAAAAAAATTGCTGATGAAGTTGCGCTTCGTCGAGCCTGCCTTCTTTAAATGCCGCATTCGTCCAGTCCGCAAGTTTCTGCCGAACGTTGAGACTATCGAGAAAAACTAAAACCGTCTGATAGAACCATTCGGCCGAGAGTCTTTCCTCCCGCTGCATTAACGCCCGTAACTGCAAAAGCTCTTCCGTAGCTCTGACCCTGATTTTATTGATAATGTCATTATCGAATTCGTCTTTTTTCTGCGCGAAGTGCCATTTCTCACTGCTCAACCAATCTTTGGCCTCGATACCGAACGCAAGACAATAATTTTCGAGCAAATCAACTTCCGCCCTGCTGACAGAAGCAAGGTCGCTCTTCAAATAATTTATCACATCGTTCGTTGAGAATCTGTCGGTCGCGATTTTCAAAGCACTGGTAATAAGTTCAACTGCCGGATACTGCTGCAAACATCTTCGCCTGTCAATAAAGAACGGAATATTAAAATCGCCGAAAATCGCCTGAATGAAATGATGATACTGGTCAATGTCGGACGCAATAACCGCTATATCTCGCCAGCGGTAATTTTTCTCGCGCACAAGCTCGCAAATCTGTCGTGCAACATAATCGACTTCCAGCCGTGTTTTCGCACAGGCTGTAATCTTTATTTCACCATTGCAGGCCATCGGCCCAACTTCGTCAAAACTGAAAATATTTTTCTCAAGATGTCCAAGCGCTTTTGAATTCGCAAAACGATTCGCCTTGTCAAGTACAACAGGTTTTTCAATTTGCAGTTTTAATGATTTAACTACTTCAAGCAAACCGCCGTAGGTTTTCGCAGTCGGCTCGAAAATTCCGGTATAATCGTTTTCCAATGCCGCGGGGTCAAGACACATCGCTATTTTCGCCGTGGAACAAACTTTCAATAATTCCGCCAGCATCATCGTTTCGGAAGTTGTAAAGCCCGCAAAGCCATCGACCCACAGCGAACAGTCTTTCAAAAATTCGCTTTTGGATACTGATTCTTTGGCGAGATTAAGCTGATTATCGCTGTTTAGAAAATTGCCTTCGACAAAGGCAAGATACTGTTTATAAATCAGGTTTATATCTGTAAGTTTTCCCGCGGTTAATTCCGATTTGCCGCCAAGCTGTTTTATAAGCGTTTCAACGTCATCTGGACTCTTGCCATATTTTTGCAGCTCGGAAATCGTCTGCGCGATAGAAGAGGCCGTGCCCTGCCGTTGCGCCGCCGATGAAAAAATTGATAATTTACCTGCGTTTTCACAAAGCAATCGGTGAACTATCATATCCCTTGCCTGCGAAGTCAAAGGCCGGGCGGCGAGATTTTTACCGAAAATCATATAACAGAGTCGCTGAAATGAAAGCACGTGCAGTCGGCTGTAACCTTTTATTCGTGAATCGGAAAGAATCGCCCGTTCAGCCTGATATGTAGCCTGCTCCGGCACAAGAAAAACGAGATTCTGCTGGCTTTTACCATTCAACAGACTTTCTATAATCTGCTTTATGCAAAGCGTCGTCTTTCCTGTCCCGCTTCTTCCTAATATAAATTGAACAGCCATTAATTAACCACGAATTAACACGAATAAACACAATTTTTTAACCGCGGATTACGCGGATTTAACTGAAAAAATTAAATATAAAAACTATATTTCAAGTGGGGTACAAATTGTACCCACCTTCCAGATAACCATAACGATGTCATTCCTGCGAAAGCGGAAATCCATATTCTTCCAATGCAGTTGTCGGCAAAATGTCGACAACTCAAATATTAACGTAGGAGGGTGGCAACTTGCCCCCACCCCTCACTAATCTATATTACCATACAAATCTTAAATTTCCTCATATTGTATGGTAACCACTTTTTCCGTCCCGCTTCTTCCTAATATAAATTCAACTGACATTTATTAACCACGAATTAACACGAATTTACACTAATTTTTAAACACTGATTACACAGATTTCACTTATTTTATGAACGCTCATCTATTATTTTTTTATATGTCTTCAATATCACCACTACCTTATCACACATTTTGATATTCGCTGTCAACCCCATCTTATCATTTATAATATCGTGAAGATATTTTGAAATTGTCTCTGATTCTTTATCAGCTTTTATCATCCCAAATATTTTTGGCACATACGATTCATATTCATTCCTCGCATAAGGCTCTCCCGCAACACCAATTGGATCCCAAAGATAGTGTATGACTTCGTCCACTCGCCTATATAATTCTTTGTCCTTTCGTTCTATTTTCATTTTTAATCAGCAATTAAATTATTTCGTGTCAATTCGTGTTAATTCGTGGTTATTTTTATTTTCAACATTTATTTTCTCTGTGTCCTCTGTGCTCTTGAGCCGCAGCGAAACCCCTTTGGGGTCTGTGGCTAACTTTTATTTTTTTGGTACCGGCAAACCCAATTCCGCCATAACGGATTTCATATCTTCCCACACCTTTCGGCGGTTATCGTCGGAATAATTTCGCAGCAGATATGCGGGATGGAACGTCGGCATAAGTTTTATCGGCGGCGAAGATTCATCGAAATAAAAATCCTGAAACTGGCCGCGAAGCTGACCTATCGGTTTGTTCGTATTAAGAAGCGTTCTTGTCGATGGCGCACCAAGCGAAACAATTACCTTCGGCCTAATTAAGCCAAGTTGTCTTTTCAAAAACGGCAGACAACTGATAATTTCCTCCGGCCGCGGTTCGCGATTCTCCGGCGGTCTGCACTTTACGATATTACAGATATAAACATCGCTTCGCTTTAAGCCCATCGCGTTTGTGATAATCTTCTCCAAAAGCTGACCCGACCTGCCGACAAACGGCCTGCCCTGCGCATCTTCATCCGCTCCGGGTCCTTCGCCAACAAAAACCAACTGGGCATTGGGATTTCCTTCGCCGGGAACAGGATTCAACCGTGTCGAGCCAAGCACGCACTTTTGGCACGCCGCGATTTCTTTGGCCAACTGCGCAAGCTCGCCGGCAACATCCGATTTTGGAGATTTGACCGGTTGAGATTCCGCTTCTTTCGTTTTAGCTGATGCAGCACGTTTACTGGATTTGGATTTCATAGAAAAGCCCGTAAAATAATCCTCCAGCTTGACATGCTGGTCAAAAACTTTGCGTAGATTCGTTTTTTCCTTCATAGGCTGAAAATTGTAATAATAATCCCGTTTTTAGGCAATAAAAAAGCCCGCCGTCTGTGGGTACATTTAAATCTAAATTTTGTTTAAGAAATGAAAAAACGCCATATGTCCCTGTG includes the following:
- a CDS encoding exodeoxyribonuclease V subunit gamma — translated: MAVQFILGRSGTGKTTLCIKQIIESLLNGKSQQNLVFLVPEQATYQAERAILSDSRIKGYSRLHVLSFQRLCYMIFGKNLAARPLTSQARDMIVHRLLCENAGKLSIFSSAAQRQGTASSIAQTISELQKYGKSPDDVETLIKQLGGKSELTAGKLTDINLIYKQYLAFVEGNFLNSDNQLNLAKESVSKSEFLKDCSLWVDGFAGFTTSETMMLAELLKVCSTAKIAMCLDPAALENDYTGIFEPTAKTYGGLLEVVKSLKLQIEKPVVLDKANRFANSKALGHLEKNIFSFDEVGPMACNGEIKITACAKTRLEVDYVARQICELVREKNYRWRDIAVIASDIDQYHHFIQAIFGDFNIPFFIDRRRCLQQYPAVELITSALKIATDRFSTNDVINYLKSDLASVSRAEVDLLENYCLAFGIEAKDWLSSEKWHFAQKKDEFDNDIINKIRVRATEELLQLRALMQREERLSAEWFYQTVLVFLDSLNVRQKLADWTNAAFKEGRLDEAQLHQQFFSQFTQLMDDFLFIFKDSSLTTRQYASLICSMFSQITVALIPPALDQVLVGSIERSRHPDLKAVFLIGGTQKQFPIPIYYDNILNDNDRKVSADAGFELACRGSSQLMERRYLAYIAFTRPSQLLNVTYPLADEKGTDVQPSFLVEQLKSLFTDLVEEKYYGSDGFDNLYNTSDLSALLAARLGKDNFAPADNTDAKCKWLLDELASSCRRRLNVENIKTAIDYTNTAALENPPMQDVLATSATRLKSFASCPFRYFSEHIMKLKERRIFELEPFSLGLFYHKVLEILFGDLKKQNFNFSNAPADVLSKLTDAAIEKLLLEDDFLKSFKARTKHNSFIVLSASEMIKDAVLEFSQIAAAGKFNQIAAETGFGRDSAMPAIELSLPDGKKIHIDGKIDRVDLLSEDGKNYCLVVDYKTSQTSINWSLFGAGLDLQLPIYLLAIKNQTIEKYKNLIPLGAFYFKIQSTADSADIDDIETNAGKIKRKPKGIFNGEYFNCIDSQTAGGRSPYYSFGITQKDGQFGYYESSSLLRDEHFDAVLNFAENKLKQLGSRILSGEIEIKPYKFDKTTACANCKYKAFCRFDWQINGYSQITKISKTEFFETSK
- a CDS encoding uracil-DNA glycosylase, encoding MKSKSSKRAASAKTKEAESQPVKSPKSDVAGELAQLAKEIAACQKCVLGSTRLNPVPGEGNPNAQLVFVGEGPGADEDAQGRPFVGRSGQLLEKIITNAMGLKRSDVYICNIVKCRPPENREPRPEEIISCLPFLKRQLGLIRPKVIVSLGAPSTRTLLNTNKPIGQLRGQFQDFYFDESSPPIKLMPTFHPAYLLRNYSDDNRRKVWEDMKSVMAELGLPVPKK